The Musa acuminata AAA Group cultivar baxijiao chromosome BXJ3-6, Cavendish_Baxijiao_AAA, whole genome shotgun sequence region AAAAGTTACATGTCACGAGATCCTGCATTCCTCTTGTTATTGTCGAGGTTTCAGGAAATGCCAATGACCTTCAGCTGTTCATAGATCACAACAACAAAAAGTTGTTCCACTTTCCCTGATTGTGGTTAGCATGCACTTGTAAAAGCAAAAGCTGGCACAAGGGAAGGGTTTGTTAGATTAAGCTACTCATGACATTGTTCTTAGGCTCCCTCCAATAGAATCCCTGTATAAAGACTGGCAAGATGTTGCAGCCTATTAGAATGTAGATCATAAGTGCATGCATCCCCAACCATTCCAAAGCCAAGGTTGGCTTCCTACAGCCACAGACATCAACCTGTAGACATCAAGAGTGAGTAGTCATATCTGGTTGTACCCCTAGATGAAAGAATTATACATATTGAATGGAAATGTTTGAAAGAAGTGAACAGTTTTGGATCTCTAACCAACACATATAGTCCAGTGAAGAGAATCCCAGCAACCCCAGCAGTGAAGCATGTATAACTTAATGTGTACAGGGCTTTGTTCATATGCATTCCTATAACAAAGATAAAAGTTTACTTGGTGTTGGAAGTTAATCAATCTGTAATCACAGTGATATGAACTAGAAAGCTGGTATACCAAATCCGAAGTCCAACAAAAAGGCGAACACTAATAGAAATAAGGAAGGAATCATCCACTGTATAATTCTGTTCTTGTGACCCTGCAGTTAGTTCAAGAGTGTTAAAGATGTTTTTGAAGCTAAGACAGATTCAATATATAACTAGTACCTTAAAATGTATGATAGCATGCCCGAATTGCAACCCGATCAAGCAAGTAACAATTGCCATGACAGAACTGCATCATTAACTATCATCACTTCTAGTTGTCAGGAAAAAAAGCCAAGAGACCTAAGTAACAAAGCTGACCTAAGTAGCCCTTCAGGATCAAAAGGAGCTTGGCACCATGGAGGAGCATCAGATGGAAGTGGGCCACTAGCTGGTGAATTTATGCTGCATTGCTGAAGAAAGAGTAAGAAACTAGAAGATTATGGatggaaataaaaaataattgggGCGATAGCTAATGAAATAAAACCGGTGTGTCTGAGACCTTTGTTCTTTCGTACATGGGACGTTGATACAGATGTTGGATGCCAAGGACTTGACGATCAATCATTCCCACAGCATTGCAAGCAGGTCCTATGTCACCCCTCACCCCACATTTGACCTGGTATTTATAAAATTTGTTAATTATATGTTTaggaattcatcttaaaaaatatttatagacccaaaatgatAGTAGTTTCTAAGCATTGGTGGAGCGTGTAATGAGATGCATAGGCTTAACTGAGAAGGACTTGGTCTTGGAGCCTGCCACTGGTATCTGATATTCCCAATCAGGAACATATAAACCATACAGGAGAACCATGTAAATGGTAGTAAGAATCAAACTCACCAGCCTGAAAGAAGTCAAATTGTGAGTATGATGAACATAGCTTCATAGACAGACAAGGCAATTCAAGGTAGTTGATGGTAAGGAACTTCTAGGTATTTAGCTCTCTTGAAACGCTCTCTATATATCTGATTCTCTATTGAACTCTATTTCAGTTCCTTTCTTTTCCATGTTTTTACTTGAGAAATTCAACTTAGAGACCCATCAAATAACACCATGGTTGCACAAAATATATGTACAGTAATACTTACAGTTGAAATCGGTATCGCCTGATTAGGTAGTATCCAGAGTAGACATCACTATCATCATCGTCATTTTTAAGCCAGATTTCACATACTGCAGCCAACAGATAGGCTACTGCAATTCTCTGCAACAAAATAATACTTGATTAGGTAACCTTTAGAAAGACAGTGACACGTTAAAAGAATGCCCAGTTTTCGGAGAATGATATGGGACTTTGTTATTTGCTTCCAACTTGGAGGTGTATTGAGATTTTATGACTATGATAGATCAAAGTATTACAATAGTAATGTGCTTGAATTCATGGATAGAGAAATGATGCATGTTGGATCAGAATTAAAAGTATTGCTAGTATGATTGTATAGAAGGCGTTGTAAATATGAATGGTTCCATAATCCATATAAATTATCTTGCTTCATAGCAAATGAATGTACTACCTGTAATATGCCCATCCATCGTATTCTCAAAATGTCAACTCCATAAGTTAAATTGTGAAGGCCATGGAAGAAACCACCTAAGGAATCAACCAAATATTATCTTAAGATAACGAAGAAAGGAATCAAAATTCCTTGAATAAATGCTTTTATATGATAAAGATCATGTATTTTGACTTAGTGAAAAGAAAGAGTGGCATACCTTGAACAATAAGGCCTACAATGAAGAGCTTCATTGCTCGAAGTACAGCTTTCTTGGTTGCTATGGCTTTGCTTGAGACTCTCTGAGAATCAAGTAAAGCGTTCTTAGAATCTTACTTTCACTTGAGAAAGATGCTTTTACCGAGGAAATATGCATACTTTTTTatctataataaatttaaaaaaatgagcatatgattaaatatttttcaagcCATTAGGCTTTTACCTTGTATGTGAGTGCAAGTGCAACTCCAACTATGAACAAGAAAAATGGCATGACAACATCGGCAAGGGTTATGCCATTCCAAGGAGAATGGTTGGTTGCAGGAAGAAATGCTCCAGCATAATCTACGAAGATCATGAGCTGCAAACAAATGACATTTATGAACTTCTTGTGGAGGTAAGAAATACCTACATGACTAGTAATCATACAATTGAGTTTTCTTCACAACACTAGATGGAAAACTATATAGAAGTATGTCCATATGAAATTCATTAGCATGAATAATGAGTATGAATGTCAACACCAGATGGTTCTTTACTTGTGAAAATATGACTTCCTGACATGTTTCTCATATACTGCAGAAGTTCTGATGTTGTTCAACTTTccgcacacacaaaaaaaaaaaaggccataTTGGCCAAAACTGGTGTTTAATTTGGTGTCATCTGAATATTGGCTGCAAATTCTGCAATGATTCATCATTAAATGTGAGGCATATTTCCTGTACAACTAGAACCCTTTCAGGATAAAATCAAGTGATATCATCAAAAAACCTGATGGTTTTTCTtaattgaagtaaatgttgaatcCAAAGTACATCTTTTTGTAATGTTTTTCAGATGTA contains the following coding sequences:
- the LOC135641308 gene encoding uncharacterized protein LOC135641308; amino-acid sequence: MVMYELIKGDEATTPSTPNNELSNVVAAADNALLSPHEDDIEAGVRNATNTPQEKEEAPAARGSRLVSLDVFRGFTVALMIFVDYAGAFLPATNHSPWNGITLADVVMPFFLFIVGVALALTYKRVSSKAIATKKAVLRAMKLFIVGLIVQGGFFHGLHNLTYGVDILRIRWMGILQRIAVAYLLAAVCEIWLKNDDDDSDVYSGYYLIRRYRFQLLVSLILTTIYMVLLYGLYVPDWEYQIPVAGSKTKSFSVKCGVRGDIGPACNAVGMIDRQVLGIQHLYQRPMYERTKQCSINSPASGPLPSDAPPWCQAPFDPEGLLSSVMAIVTCLIGLQFGHAIIHFKGHKNRIIQWMIPSLFLLVFAFLLDFGFGIPAF